The following proteins are co-located in the Deferribacter autotrophicus genome:
- a CDS encoding FecR family protein, which yields MLKKVIFFLIIIALIIPNNYAAIKIYFGKITEIKGTPLVNGKRAKKRKKVYVGDKIVTDSKSSLSIIMKNKTVFVISPDSEVILKKTDRRNGNTEIELKKGSVRSVVAKLKPRDRYSIISAGAVAGVKGTEFIAFSNSEALCVFTDEGVVNILTDNGSVDTRKGEMTQASKGIMPLEPVNFEKDEKLKEMFQTLLSITDFKLPDELEKSKRLPDIIARWNINYANYLADSKKYNEALKSLDYAYLFAKSPDFKAEALYKKSIIKSKFFNDLSSAEKHLLDILVSYKDTIYYEYAVFQIGFIAYEQKDYEKCKEYFNKYKKEFPEGRFNSTVDVILNLIPN from the coding sequence ATGCTAAAGAAAGTAATTTTCTTCTTGATAATAATAGCACTAATCATTCCAAATAATTATGCTGCCATTAAAATATATTTTGGAAAAATTACCGAGATAAAAGGGACGCCATTAGTTAACGGTAAAAGAGCTAAAAAACGAAAAAAGGTATATGTGGGTGATAAGATTGTTACCGATTCCAAATCGTCTTTATCAATTATTATGAAAAACAAGACGGTTTTCGTTATTTCTCCTGATAGTGAGGTTATCCTTAAAAAGACTGATAGGCGTAATGGTAATACAGAAATTGAACTGAAAAAAGGAAGTGTTAGATCTGTAGTGGCAAAGTTAAAGCCTAGGGATAGGTATTCCATTATTTCGGCTGGTGCTGTGGCTGGGGTAAAGGGGACTGAGTTTATTGCATTTTCAAACAGCGAGGCTCTATGTGTATTTACTGATGAAGGTGTGGTAAACATTTTAACGGATAACGGTTCAGTGGACACTAGAAAGGGAGAGATGACGCAAGCTTCAAAAGGGATTATGCCTCTTGAGCCTGTAAACTTTGAGAAAGATGAAAAACTCAAAGAGATGTTTCAGACATTATTGTCGATTACGGATTTTAAATTGCCTGATGAATTAGAAAAGAGTAAGAGGTTGCCCGATATTATTGCTAGATGGAATATAAATTATGCCAACTATTTAGCTGATAGTAAAAAGTATAATGAGGCTTTGAAATCATTGGATTATGCATATTTATTTGCAAAATCACCTGATTTTAAGGCAGAGGCATTATATAAAAAATCGATAATTAAGTCGAAATTTTTTAATGATTTAAGCTCTGCTGAGAAACATTTATTAGATATTTTAGTGAGTTACAAAGATACAATCTATTATGAATATGCTGTATTTCAAATAGGATTTATTGCCTATGAACAGAAAGATTACGAAAAGTGTAAAGAGTATTTTAATAAGTATAAAAAAGAATTTCCAGAGGGTCGTTTTAACTCAACTGTGGACGTGATACTGAATTTGATCCCTAATTAA
- a CDS encoding CHASE2 domain-containing protein codes for MLKKIVYFLIAIAVSLFIYFLYYNQYDFLNSIDTKLQDSKFRLRYFKKASDKVVLVAIDGKSIDKYGRWPWDRKLFAKLIDKLNDYGVKTIALDVVFSEPSNPDSDAALSKAIYREQNVILGYFFRDTISEEEAEAAMERLPDFSIENINLLEEVDKLPILSFRSAETNIDEIAEGAYSKGFFSVFPDRDGILRRVHLVADFNGFIMPSLALSALSHYLDEEITLYVDRYGINRLLLGKELIPVDMDGSIPVNFYGTKGTITTISAADILEGKVDSNLLKNKLIFLGITEIGVGDYQATPVDSSFPGTEIHCTFASNVLQNFFLIKDSKTVIMDIATIFLLPLIVAVISVLFRRGIYSFVTTLFFSLAYFYFNFKMFDVYNFQLSTIYPFSSVMLSFILIEIYKNFVVEQKSKYLKKAFSSYISEDLVEEILQNPDRLKLGGEKRDITVLFSDIRGFTSISEELDPESLVSLLNSFLGPATEIILKNRGMLDKYIGDAIMAIFNAPVNLKNHRDMAVKSSMEIVSLLDRLNDDFVKKGWPKLDISVGINSGDAVVGNLGTERRFDYTAIGDTVNLASRLEGLNKYYGTKILISEFTKAGLNEDFPLRLVDTVRVKGKNKPVDIFEVVVRKVDDEFFKLYEEGLAYYREFNFEQARKRFEILAERYQDYLAEVYLERMASFKGAKEEFDYITTFYKK; via the coding sequence ATGTTGAAAAAAATCGTTTATTTTTTAATAGCCATTGCTGTTTCACTGTTTATTTATTTTCTCTATTATAATCAATATGACTTTCTGAATAGTATAGATACAAAGTTGCAGGACAGTAAGTTCAGACTTAGATATTTTAAAAAAGCATCTGATAAAGTAGTGCTAGTTGCCATCGATGGTAAAAGTATAGATAAGTATGGCAGATGGCCCTGGGATAGAAAACTATTTGCGAAGTTGATTGATAAATTAAACGACTATGGTGTGAAAACCATTGCTCTGGATGTTGTGTTTTCCGAACCATCCAATCCTGACTCAGATGCTGCCTTATCAAAAGCAATCTATCGAGAGCAGAATGTAATTTTGGGCTATTTCTTTAGAGACACCATTAGTGAAGAAGAAGCTGAAGCCGCTATGGAAAGGTTGCCTGATTTTTCAATTGAAAATATAAACTTGCTTGAAGAAGTGGATAAATTGCCTATTCTGTCTTTTCGAAGTGCCGAAACCAATATTGATGAAATTGCAGAAGGAGCTTATTCAAAGGGATTTTTCTCCGTTTTTCCTGATAGGGATGGAATTTTAAGAAGAGTTCATCTTGTGGCCGATTTTAATGGTTTTATTATGCCCTCTTTGGCACTTTCTGCTTTGTCTCATTATCTTGATGAGGAGATAACACTTTATGTGGACAGATACGGTATAAATAGGTTGCTTTTGGGAAAAGAACTTATTCCTGTGGATATGGATGGAAGTATTCCTGTAAATTTTTACGGGACAAAGGGGACCATAACTACCATTTCGGCGGCTGATATCCTTGAAGGAAAAGTTGATAGTAATTTGCTAAAGAATAAATTGATTTTTCTTGGAATAACAGAAATTGGTGTGGGTGATTATCAGGCTACTCCTGTTGATTCTAGCTTTCCAGGTACAGAGATTCACTGCACATTTGCATCAAATGTTTTACAAAATTTCTTTCTGATTAAAGATAGTAAGACTGTAATAATGGATATTGCGACAATTTTTCTTTTACCGTTGATTGTCGCTGTTATTTCCGTTTTGTTTCGAAGAGGGATATACTCTTTTGTGACTACATTATTTTTTTCGTTAGCTTATTTTTATTTTAATTTTAAAATGTTTGATGTTTATAATTTTCAACTTTCCACAATCTATCCTTTTTCATCTGTAATGTTATCTTTTATTCTTATTGAAATTTATAAGAATTTTGTAGTGGAGCAGAAAAGCAAGTATCTTAAAAAGGCTTTTAGTAGCTATATTTCTGAAGATCTCGTTGAAGAGATTTTGCAAAATCCTGATAGATTGAAATTGGGAGGTGAAAAAAGAGATATTACAGTTCTTTTTTCAGATATTAGAGGTTTTACAAGCATTTCAGAAGAGTTGGATCCTGAGTCGCTTGTTAGCCTTTTAAATTCTTTTTTGGGACCAGCTACTGAGATTATACTTAAAAATAGAGGTATGCTTGATAAATACATAGGTGATGCAATCATGGCAATTTTTAATGCTCCGGTAAACCTTAAAAATCACAGAGATATGGCGGTAAAATCGTCTATGGAAATTGTATCACTTCTAGATAGGCTTAATGATGATTTTGTTAAAAAAGGGTGGCCTAAACTTGATATTAGCGTAGGGATAAATAGTGGAGATGCAGTTGTGGGAAATCTTGGCACTGAGCGGCGCTTTGACTATACTGCAATTGGGGATACCGTAAATCTAGCAAGTAGATTGGAAGGGCTCAATAAATATTATGGCACTAAAATATTAATTTCAGAATTTACTAAAGCAGGATTAAATGAAGACTTTCCTTTGAGACTTGTGGATACTGTAAGAGTTAAAGGGAAAAATAAACCTGTTGATATTTTTGAGGTAGTTGTGAGGAAAGTTGATGATGAGTTTTTCAAACTTTATGAGGAAGGCTTGGCATATTACAGAGAGTTCAATTTTGAGCAAGCAAGAAAAAGGTTTGAGATACTTGCTGAAAGATACCAGGATTATTTAGCTGAAGTTTACTTGGAGCGTATGGCTAGTTTTAAGGGCGCTAAGGAAGAATTTGATTATATAACAACGTTTTATAAAAAGTAA
- a CDS encoding 4Fe-4S binding protein: MENIKRYNNIERYYKICDTATSSNYQDFLDLLKSAETLKEENKSVKTYTYSVKPDVVVISNDDLFLKKFEDTYSGVLNVISIYISEKTNNDFYTASEFEITGGFPEYTVNVKVFSPIDFEKCVWCGKCYITCPEQCIDLDLNIDFSKCTFCGECEKVCEFESIQIKLINELSINASFIVIDNDDLKNEFAKIGVELFGADEIDKLFERVGEYQVEELVLHENEICQYSPKLGIGCRRCLQACKYDALYVDDNGIKVNHLLCVGCGGCISVCPTGAMQNGYFKDDVFIKYFQTLQLTEDVILLLGDEENIRKFLWSNHNKSFEKSYPIPVDPKFLNVMHYLFLFSIGVAKLYLLNDKLADKNEVKFVNSFIKFLFGYYPFIEFIEKYDEYSEKSYQNPLENKYNNFSFSSRRKKLAAILKFLYENSEKRNVLLKDNILDIFGNVLLDKDRCTLCLACVNHCKIGALLAKETDYTLNHNPSICIQCRICEKVCPEEAIEVASGLLLADEFFELKVLNKDEPMVCPGCGKVFGNKKSYNAVKEKLSLAGLFEVKGKYLNYCETCRVKMLFGEEKDAQ, from the coding sequence ATGGAGAATATAAAACGTTATAATAATATAGAGCGTTATTACAAAATTTGTGATACTGCTACTAGTTCTAACTACCAAGATTTTCTTGATCTATTAAAATCTGCTGAAACTTTAAAAGAAGAAAATAAAAGCGTTAAAACCTATACCTACAGTGTAAAACCAGATGTTGTGGTTATATCAAATGATGATTTATTTTTAAAAAAATTTGAAGATACTTATTCAGGTGTTTTAAACGTTATATCAATTTATATATCTGAAAAGACAAATAATGATTTTTATACAGCAAGTGAGTTTGAAATAACTGGTGGGTTTCCTGAATACACTGTTAATGTTAAGGTTTTTTCTCCTATAGATTTTGAGAAATGTGTATGGTGTGGGAAATGTTACATTACATGTCCCGAACAATGTATTGATTTAGATTTAAATATAGATTTTTCTAAATGCACATTTTGCGGTGAATGTGAAAAGGTATGTGAGTTTGAGTCAATCCAGATAAAATTAATAAATGAGTTGAGTATAAATGCTTCTTTTATTGTCATTGATAACGATGATTTGAAAAATGAGTTTGCAAAAATAGGGGTTGAGTTATTTGGTGCTGATGAAATAGATAAGTTGTTTGAAAGAGTAGGCGAGTATCAAGTAGAAGAATTGGTTTTACATGAAAATGAGATCTGTCAATATTCTCCAAAATTAGGTATAGGCTGCAGGCGGTGTTTGCAAGCATGCAAATATGATGCTCTGTATGTGGATGATAATGGTATAAAAGTTAATCATCTTTTGTGTGTAGGTTGTGGTGGATGTATTTCTGTTTGTCCTACTGGGGCTATGCAAAATGGTTATTTTAAAGATGATGTTTTTATAAAATACTTTCAAACATTGCAGTTGACTGAAGATGTTATACTACTACTTGGTGATGAGGAAAATATAAGAAAGTTTTTGTGGAGTAATCATAATAAAAGTTTTGAAAAGAGTTATCCGATACCGGTTGATCCTAAATTTTTAAATGTAATGCACTATCTCTTTCTATTTTCCATTGGGGTAGCAAAGTTATATCTGCTTAATGATAAACTTGCTGATAAAAACGAAGTTAAATTTGTTAATTCTTTTATAAAATTTCTTTTTGGTTATTATCCTTTTATAGAGTTTATAGAGAAATATGATGAATATTCAGAAAAAAGCTACCAAAATCCTTTGGAAAATAAGTATAACAATTTCAGCTTCAGTAGCAGAAGAAAGAAACTTGCTGCAATCTTAAAGTTTCTTTATGAAAACTCTGAAAAACGAAATGTTTTATTAAAGGATAATATCTTAGATATATTTGGTAATGTATTGCTTGATAAAGATAGATGCACACTATGTCTTGCTTGTGTAAATCACTGTAAGATAGGTGCACTTTTAGCAAAAGAGACAGATTATACTTTAAATCATAATCCGTCCATTTGTATTCAGTGTAGAATATGTGAAAAAGTGTGTCCTGAAGAGGCTATTGAAGTTGCTTCAGGTTTACTGTTAGCTGATGAATTTTTTGAGTTAAAAGTTTTGAACAAGGATGAACCAATGGTTTGTCCTGGGTGTGGTAAGGTTTTTGGGAATAAGAAAAGTTATAATGCAGTGAAGGAGAAGTTATCTTTGGCAGGTTTGTTTGAAGTTAAAGGGAAATATCTCAATTATTGTGAAACATGCCGAGTAAAAATGCTTTTTGGAGAGGAGAAAGATGCCCAATGA
- a CDS encoding TorD/DmsD family molecular chaperone — protein MPNEIDDTRVFLYDLLKSFFVDEPNEKIYSEWIAIFDKFKRDNLEINDHYEKMLSYFLEVFQNYNLDKLKNEYYELFVNPFNDNLINLNASYYLDGKNFGETLVKLRGFIWDKGLEKDENLKEPEDSIIFMSDVMIYLIKNMEDDKVKYGYNIQKDYFETFLEPFFDLFSKALKNHESAYFYACCGMYLDFLTNLEKSYLNEVV, from the coding sequence ATGCCCAATGAAATAGACGACACAAGGGTTTTTTTGTATGATTTATTGAAGTCTTTTTTTGTTGATGAACCTAATGAGAAGATTTATTCTGAATGGATCGCTATTTTCGATAAGTTCAAAAGAGATAATCTTGAGATAAATGATCATTATGAAAAGATGCTTTCATATTTTTTGGAAGTTTTTCAAAACTATAATCTCGATAAGCTTAAAAATGAATATTATGAGCTTTTTGTAAATCCTTTTAACGATAATCTAATCAATCTAAATGCTTCCTATTATCTTGATGGTAAGAATTTTGGAGAAACTCTTGTCAAATTGAGAGGATTTATCTGGGATAAGGGGTTGGAGAAGGATGAAAATCTGAAAGAGCCGGAAGATTCAATAATTTTTATGTCTGATGTGATGATTTACTTGATAAAGAATATGGAAGATGATAAAGTAAAATATGGTTATAATATTCAGAAGGATTACTTTGAGACATTTCTTGAACCTTTCTTTGATCTGTTTTCTAAAGCTCTTAAAAATCATGAATCAGCATATTTTTATGCTTGCTGTGGTATGTATTTAGACTTTTTAACTAATCTAGAAAAAAGTTATTTAAACGAAGTCGTTTAA
- a CDS encoding formate dehydrogenase subunit alpha produces the protein MAGKKLKSVTRSISSGNLITVDRNPQIGRRTFLKLSAATAAFAGMSLSPTFVKKANAAKNPYPNSKIVKTICTHCAVGCGVYAEVQNGVWVRQEIAQDHPISRGAHCCKGAGAIDMVTSTKRLKYPLKKVNGKWQKISWKQALDEVANKLLEIRKKNGPDAVMWIGSAKVSNEMAYLQRKLAAFWGTNNIDHQARICHSTTVAGVANTWGYGAMTNSINDIRHSKCVFMIGSNAAEAHPVAMQHILYAKEVNNAPIIVVDPRFTKTAAKATDYVRIRSGTDTAFVMGLINVIIQNDWYDKEFVRTRVAGFEELKEVAKHYTPEEVERITGVPAKEVVRIAKLLADNRPGTVIWCMGGTQHSIGSNNTRAYCILQLVLGNMGKSGGGTNIFRGHDNVQGATDMCILSHSLPAYYGLSDGAWKHWCRVWDVDYEWMKSRFKNKEYMNKKGFTLARWYEGAIQEDKITQYTPLKAVVFWGCSSNSQSQYHKLKKALDMLDLVVIIDPFPTMTAVASDKDNVYLLPSSSQYETEGSITNSQRGIQWRYKVVDPIYECKDDYTIMQELVKRFGFYDKFFKNIKKIPEDVTREINKGALTIGYNGQTPERIKKHTDYWHTFDVDTLQAKGGPCDGEYYGLPWPCWTTEHPGTPILYDISKPVAKGGLPFRARFGTSYTYPNGKKENLLAADGVANPGSEVNGGYPEFKDVVPGTNWKTDLSQKTIKEAIKRGMAPFGNARARCYVWNFPDPVPVHREPIHSPDPEMIKKYPTYNDKPDHYRVYTKYKSEQKLDWVKEFPLILTTGRLVEYMGGGAETRSNKYLAELQPEMFAEINLKTANDYGIRDGEMIWIESPNGGRIKVKAKITDRVDDKTIFLPFHFGGFFMGDSWAGKYPEGTEPYALGEAANVVTNYGYDIVTQMQETKTGLCRIKKA, from the coding sequence ATGGCTGGAAAAAAACTAAAATCTGTTACTAGAAGTATTAGTTCGGGAAATCTTATTACAGTGGATAGAAATCCTCAAATTGGTAGAAGAACATTTCTAAAATTATCTGCAGCTACAGCTGCTTTTGCAGGAATGTCTTTATCTCCAACTTTTGTAAAGAAGGCAAACGCAGCTAAAAATCCTTATCCAAATTCTAAAATAGTAAAAACAATTTGTACTCATTGTGCTGTAGGATGCGGAGTTTATGCTGAGGTTCAAAATGGTGTATGGGTAAGGCAGGAAATAGCTCAGGATCATCCTATTTCTAGGGGTGCTCACTGTTGTAAAGGTGCTGGCGCCATTGATATGGTTACAAGTACAAAAAGGCTTAAATATCCATTGAAAAAAGTAAATGGCAAATGGCAGAAAATAAGTTGGAAACAAGCATTGGATGAGGTTGCAAATAAACTTCTTGAGATTAGGAAAAAAAATGGCCCTGATGCAGTAATGTGGATTGGTAGTGCCAAAGTTTCTAATGAGATGGCTTATCTTCAAAGAAAGCTTGCTGCATTTTGGGGTACAAATAACATAGACCATCAGGCAAGAATTTGTCACTCAACAACAGTTGCAGGTGTGGCAAACACCTGGGGCTATGGTGCCATGACAAACAGTATTAATGACATAAGGCATTCAAAATGTGTTTTTATGATAGGTTCAAACGCTGCAGAAGCACATCCTGTGGCAATGCAGCATATTCTTTATGCAAAAGAAGTAAATAATGCCCCAATCATTGTAGTTGATCCAAGATTTACAAAAACGGCTGCTAAGGCCACAGATTATGTAAGAATTCGCTCTGGTACGGATACTGCATTTGTAATGGGTTTAATAAATGTAATTATTCAGAATGATTGGTATGATAAAGAATTTGTTAGAACAAGAGTTGCTGGTTTTGAAGAGCTTAAAGAAGTTGCTAAACATTATACTCCTGAAGAGGTAGAAAGAATTACTGGTGTGCCTGCAAAAGAAGTTGTTAGAATAGCCAAACTTCTTGCTGATAATAGGCCAGGTACTGTTATATGGTGTATGGGTGGAACTCAGCATTCCATCGGTAGTAATAATACAAGGGCATACTGTATTTTACAGCTAGTTCTCGGTAATATGGGTAAGTCTGGTGGTGGTACAAACATTTTCAGAGGGCATGATAATGTGCAAGGTGCCACAGATATGTGTATTCTTTCCCATTCTCTTCCAGCATATTACGGTCTTTCTGATGGTGCATGGAAACATTGGTGTAGAGTTTGGGATGTAGATTATGAATGGATGAAATCAAGATTTAAAAATAAAGAGTATATGAATAAAAAAGGATTCACTCTTGCTAGATGGTATGAAGGTGCTATTCAGGAAGATAAGATTACACAATACACACCTTTGAAAGCTGTTGTATTTTGGGGTTGTTCATCAAACTCTCAATCACAGTATCATAAACTGAAAAAAGCACTTGATATGCTTGACCTAGTGGTAATCATTGATCCTTTCCCAACTATGACGGCTGTGGCAAGTGACAAAGATAATGTTTATCTTTTACCTTCTTCAAGCCAGTATGAAACTGAGGGAAGTATCACCAACTCTCAAAGAGGAATACAGTGGAGATACAAGGTAGTAGATCCAATTTATGAATGTAAAGATGACTATACAATTATGCAGGAATTAGTAAAAAGGTTTGGTTTTTATGATAAGTTTTTCAAAAACATCAAGAAGATACCTGAGGATGTAACAAGAGAGATTAATAAGGGAGCCCTTACCATAGGTTACAACGGTCAAACCCCTGAACGTATTAAAAAACATACAGACTACTGGCACACTTTTGATGTGGATACTCTTCAGGCTAAAGGTGGTCCATGTGATGGTGAATACTATGGATTACCATGGCCATGTTGGACTACAGAACATCCAGGAACACCAATACTTTATGATATTTCTAAACCTGTTGCTAAGGGTGGTTTACCTTTTAGGGCAAGATTTGGAACATCTTATACATATCCAAATGGTAAAAAAGAGAACTTGCTTGCAGCTGATGGTGTTGCCAACCCTGGTAGTGAAGTAAATGGTGGTTATCCAGAATTTAAGGATGTAGTTCCAGGCACAAACTGGAAGACTGATTTAAGTCAAAAAACAATTAAAGAAGCTATAAAGCGTGGGATGGCTCCATTTGGTAATGCAAGAGCAAGATGTTATGTTTGGAACTTCCCTGACCCAGTACCAGTTCACAGAGAGCCAATTCACTCTCCAGATCCTGAGATGATTAAGAAATATCCAACATATAATGACAAGCCTGATCATTACAGAGTTTATACAAAATATAAGAGTGAACAGAAACTTGATTGGGTAAAAGAGTTCCCACTTATTCTTACAACAGGTAGACTTGTGGAATATATGGGTGGTGGAGCAGAAACAAGAAGCAATAAATATCTTGCTGAATTACAACCAGAAATGTTTGCTGAAATCAACCTTAAAACAGCAAATGATTACGGAATTAGAGATGGTGAAATGATATGGATAGAATCTCCAAATGGTGGAAGAATAAAAGTGAAAGCAAAAATCACTGATAGAGTAGATGATAAGACTATTTTCCTACCATTCCATTTTGGTGGTTTCTTCATGGGTGATTCATGGGCAGGAAAATATCCTGAAGGAACAGAGCCTTATGCGCTTGGTGAAGCTGCTAACGTTGTTACAAATTATGGTTATGATATTGTTACGCAAATGCAAGAGACCAAGACAGGTCTTTGCCGCATCAAAAAGGCTTAA
- the fdh3B gene encoding formate dehydrogenase FDH3 subunit beta has product MGRMKFLCDVDRCIDCNGCVVACKEGHHVLVGINRRRVITINEGKPGEKSVSVACMHCSDAPCIAVCPVDALYQREDGIVLVNKDVCIGCGYCFFACPFGAPQFPKGNSFGARGVMDKCTFCAGGPAETFSDKEKRLYGQNRIAEGKVPLCAGMCATKALLAGDADKVADIYRERVFKRGSGANAWGWDKAYNRK; this is encoded by the coding sequence ATGGGTAGAATGAAATTTTTATGCGATGTTGATAGATGCATAGACTGCAATGGGTGTGTTGTAGCTTGTAAAGAAGGTCATCATGTTCTTGTAGGGATTAACAGAAGAAGGGTTATTACAATAAATGAGGGGAAACCTGGAGAAAAAAGTGTATCAGTTGCCTGTATGCATTGTTCTGATGCTCCTTGTATTGCAGTTTGCCCTGTTGATGCGCTTTATCAGAGGGAAGATGGCATTGTATTAGTAAATAAAGATGTATGTATTGGATGTGGCTACTGCTTCTTTGCATGCCCATTTGGTGCACCACAGTTTCCTAAAGGTAATTCCTTTGGTGCAAGGGGAGTTATGGATAAGTGTACCTTCTGTGCAGGGGGACCTGCAGAAACCTTCAGTGATAAAGAAAAGAGATTGTATGGTCAGAACAGAATTGCTGAAGGGAAAGTTCCTCTTTGTGCAGGGATGTGTGCTACAAAGGCGTTGCTTGCAGGTGATGCTGATAAAGTGGCAGATATTTACAGAGAACGCGTATTCAAAAGAGGCTCTGGAGCAAACGCCTGGGGTTGGGATAAAGCTTACAATAGAAAATAG
- a CDS encoding formate dehydrogenase subunit gamma has protein sequence MYNRLVTVAIFLFITVSLSFAYFHDYEKYKLEYTQSYGVVSTTKSYNEITNVFTGDWQKFGQKFTILQKKYFRIIYFWLVIGIPAIFLLHYLVIGPKKFSHEGEKILVFNLFNRFVHWITAASFTILITSGLVIIFGKYFGGGSFVRTMRYIHAPAALVFVPFAILMFLMWVKDMIIAPGDITWFIKFGGYLSKKTENIMPVGKFNPGQKSWFWLATLGGMVMGFTGYYIFSFDTHVDNLRLYAMIHNILGMAMVAMFFVHLYMAIFAIKGSLKSMITGYKHEDEIRVLHCKYYKKITGKECSK, from the coding sequence ATGTATAATAGACTGGTAACTGTGGCTATTTTTTTGTTTATAACTGTGTCCTTGTCTTTTGCATATTTTCATGATTATGAAAAATATAAGCTTGAGTATACACAAAGCTATGGAGTTGTGTCCACCACCAAATCCTACAATGAGATTACTAACGTTTTTACAGGAGACTGGCAAAAATTCGGTCAGAAATTTACCATTTTACAAAAAAAATATTTCAGAATAATATATTTTTGGCTAGTGATTGGTATTCCTGCCATATTTTTACTCCATTATCTTGTGATTGGTCCTAAAAAATTTAGTCATGAAGGTGAGAAAATTCTGGTTTTTAACTTGTTCAACAGGTTTGTACATTGGATCACTGCTGCATCCTTTACAATTTTGATAACTTCAGGATTGGTGATAATATTTGGTAAATATTTTGGCGGTGGATCGTTTGTAAGAACTATGCGTTACATTCATGCTCCTGCAGCTTTGGTGTTTGTCCCTTTTGCTATATTGATGTTTTTGATGTGGGTAAAAGATATGATAATTGCTCCTGGTGATATCACTTGGTTTATAAAATTTGGTGGTTATTTAAGTAAAAAGACTGAAAATATAATGCCAGTTGGTAAGTTTAATCCTGGACAAAAAAGTTGGTTTTGGCTTGCCACATTGGGTGGTATGGTAATGGGATTTACTGGATATTATATTTTTAGTTTTGACACGCATGTGGATAATTTGAGATTGTATGCTATGATACACAACATATTAGGTATGGCAATGGTGGCTATGTTTTTTGTCCATCTGTATATGGCTATTTTTGCTATCAAAGGTTCTTTGAAATCTATGATTACTGGTTATAAACATGAGGATGAGATTCGTGTGTTACACTGTAAATATTACAAAAAAATTACTGGTAAAGAATGTAGTAAATAA
- the mobA gene encoding molybdenum cofactor guanylyltransferase — protein MEISCAILAGGQSRRFGSDKTVAKLCGYSFTEILSIKLSKISSDVMVISKDNSKFDFKYKNVRFVNDEFEAQCPLVGIITALENAVNEWVFITSADSPLLKVEIIDLLYNHLGNYDVLLPVIDGKIYTLTGFYNKRILNILLDYFRKGIYRLLDIYPELNISYFNDVGKIKKVDTNLLSFININTKGDYEYAKEIAEKVGLGI, from the coding sequence GTGGAAATATCATGTGCTATTCTTGCTGGCGGTCAAAGTAGAAGATTTGGTAGTGATAAAACTGTTGCAAAATTATGTGGTTACTCTTTCACTGAGATACTTTCAATAAAATTATCTAAAATTAGCAGTGATGTAATGGTTATAAGTAAGGATAATTCAAAGTTTGATTTCAAATATAAGAATGTTCGATTTGTTAATGATGAATTTGAGGCACAGTGCCCATTGGTGGGGATAATTACGGCGCTTGAAAATGCGGTAAATGAGTGGGTTTTTATAACATCAGCTGATTCACCTCTTTTGAAAGTTGAAATTATTGATTTACTTTATAATCATTTGGGGAATTATGATGTATTGTTACCGGTTATTGATGGAAAAATTTATACACTTACAGGTTTTTATAATAAAAGGATTTTAAATATTTTATTAGATTATTTCAGAAAAGGTATATATCGCTTACTTGACATATATCCTGAATTAAACATATCTTATTTTAATGATGTTGGAAAGATCAAAAAGGTGGATACAAATTTACTCAGTTTTATAAATATAAATACAAAGGGTGATTATGAGTATGCAAAAGAAATTGCCGAAAAAGTTGGTTTGGGAATTTAA